The Streptomyces achromogenes genome window below encodes:
- a CDS encoding toxin C-terminal domain-containing protein, translating to MQSLALALVVPLGVAQLAQAAESPGLGRSDVPASRVSKVKEFEGLGAEKARRQVGRDKKANKAQADQARTQQKAIWPGRGEATLGLSQGKAVGAKPAGVPVTIAPLTAGKAAAGGETRLTMLDQKAARAAGITGVLLTADTDSAGDAKVSIDYSGFASAVGGGWSQRLRLVQLPACALTTPEKPECRKQRPLVSDNDLERQSVSANVSLAEAGSGTATQLMKASGSAAAPAATVLAVTAAAPGSGASPKGSGNYAATPLSASSSWESGGSSGSFTWSYDFTLPPAAAGPQPPLSLSYDSGSVDGRTATSNNQGTSVGEGFGITESYIERSYGSCDDDGHDDVFDSCWKYDNARIVLNGKSSRLVKDDDDGLWRLENDDASKVTRSTGADNGDDNGEYWTVVTGDGTKYVFGQNKLDGADAQRTNSVSTVPVFGDDSGEPGYSGGDAFADRALDQAWRWNLDYVEDTRGNAATYWYAKETNYYKKNKSETANAAYTRGGYLSRIEYGLRKGALFTDKPDAKVTFGYAERCTAADCSSLTKDTSENWPDVPFDAICSKDDDDCDAAGPSFFSRKRLTGIDTFSYNATTTAYDAVDSWDLTEEYLDGGDIGDSSDQVLTLKSLRRTAKAGDTAITLAPVTFTYHMRPNRVDATDDILPLTRPRINTVTSETGAITTVTLSGEECVRSQVLNAAPDTNTRSCYPQFWHINGAENASIDWFHKYRVLAVTVSDPTAANETVEHAYAYSGAAWHHNDDPMTKKAERTWSEWRGYAQVTAWTGATDRTRSKTVSLYLQGMHGDEKSDGTTKSVSVAPLPAPALGAASVTDKAEYAGQLREQVTYDGSTAIAATLNDPWSQETARQTPPGAGVHIARYVRTEKVHGYTYLTASKTWRERLTSTSFDSYGMPVTVEDAGDVGKASDETCTRTWYARNTDLGLTSAVSRTRAVARTCATADSSLVLPASMDPAKPKRGDVIADVSTVYDTATVTAWSASQKPTKGLATWTGRATGYAAAADANGDRLPSAWQKTSATTYDTLGRPLSVSDATTNSPTLLAYTPVDAGPLTRTITTDPKTYKTVSYLDPRRGQPLRVYDVNSRKTELSYDALGRTTQVWLPNRTSGSQAPNQKFAYHLDNTKASWVSSSSLKKDGETYNTTYTLYDALLRPLQSQSPTPNGGRLLTDTRYDTRGLAYETHADIFDNTSTPDGTYTRAENGEAPTQAETVFDGAGRATSTSLYIFGVKKWTTATSYTGDSVATTALEGGSAHRTITDVRGQTTETREYASTSPADASFGSTVGASYTRTKLSYGLDGQQETITGPDDATWSYGYDLFGRQVTAVDPDKGSTTTEYDVLDRPVKTTDSRGKSVLTAYDELGRPTGTWENSQTDATQLTAFAYDAPLKGEPTSSTRYLGGKSGAAYTQTVTAYDNLNRATTTQLQVPASDPFVKAGAPTTLAFETYYNIDGTLKMTKEPALGGLPSEYVDYDYDSLGHVKSIGGATGYLLNVDYSALAQPMQLELGTGGTDAKSFFVANTFEEGTGRLRNSHVTDKTHGYMLQDLNYSYDETGNVTAISDPTLLGGASSADTQCFAYDGHQRLTEAWTPASQKCSDARSASSLSGPAPYWSSYTYNQAGQRTSETVHKSTGDTKTTYCYTNAAQPHTLTGTTTKPACTAPERTYTYDKSGNTSLRPGAKGTQTLAWSTEGQLSKLTENGASTDYVYSADGSLLIRNTQNGERVLYAGATELHLRANGTMWAQRYYAAGDVTAAVRTNQSGTNKLSYLTGDRHNTSSLSLNPDANQTFTKRYTTPFGNDRGAPLYGPWPDDKGFLGKTRDATTGLTHVGAREYDPSIGQFISVDPVLIPADPQSLNGYSYSDNNPVTHSDPTGLCMADQCGIGYPIGGTGSNGGKKEYVTHAPSGAGGVGAPSYSGAGYVGDLPAAAHGDSNNVVKSNGEWNVKVYPGVYIPVNNPHVDAVAESFQEWVEYVCDPNLGYSYDCMAPGADGSDPNGYQRVKGKMYACPSGWDCGDDWFNPVDLVTAGAESGLVAGNGRLGGLRGRGSGKSSAAGGPCSFDPETQVLMADGETKPIDKVKQGDRVESADPETGKHQGPHEVTAVFVHHDDDLTDVVIRDLKGKDLTLRTTSRHPFWDDTTHSWVQARSLRPGHVLNTATDEHVRVIAVVDRPGDADMYNLTVEELHTYYVLAGQTPVLVHNSNCNSLTRAQSDDVANFLGYTKTKMKSAGGAPIWENKKAGGGQPRYITYDRTGHNKQAVFKGASFRNPFQSTKDSARDGTYGLDVSPTGEVLGLKWLAK from the coding sequence GTGCAGTCGCTGGCACTGGCGCTTGTCGTGCCCTTGGGCGTGGCGCAACTGGCACAAGCCGCGGAATCCCCAGGTCTCGGGCGCTCCGACGTGCCCGCGTCCCGGGTGAGCAAGGTCAAGGAGTTCGAGGGCCTCGGCGCGGAGAAGGCCCGACGGCAGGTCGGGCGGGACAAGAAGGCCAACAAGGCACAGGCCGACCAGGCCCGCACACAACAGAAGGCGATCTGGCCCGGAAGGGGCGAGGCGACACTCGGTCTCTCGCAGGGCAAGGCAGTCGGCGCCAAACCGGCCGGCGTCCCGGTCACCATCGCGCCGCTCACCGCCGGGAAAGCCGCCGCGGGCGGCGAGACGCGCCTCACGATGCTGGACCAGAAGGCAGCCCGTGCGGCAGGCATCACCGGAGTGCTGCTGACCGCCGACACGGACAGCGCCGGGGACGCGAAGGTCAGCATCGACTACAGCGGCTTCGCTTCCGCCGTCGGCGGCGGCTGGTCCCAGCGGCTGCGTCTCGTGCAGCTCCCCGCCTGCGCGTTGACGACGCCCGAGAAGCCGGAGTGCCGCAAGCAGCGTCCGCTGGTGTCGGACAACGACCTCGAGCGTCAGTCTGTGTCAGCCAACGTGAGCCTTGCCGAGGCCGGCAGCGGAACTGCCACGCAACTCATGAAGGCGTCGGGCAGTGCTGCTGCTCCCGCCGCCACCGTGCTGGCCGTGACGGCCGCCGCACCCGGTTCCGGAGCGTCCCCGAAAGGTTCCGGAAACTACGCGGCGACGCCGCTGTCGGCGTCCTCGTCCTGGGAGTCCGGCGGCAGTTCGGGCTCCTTCACCTGGTCGTACGACTTCACGCTGCCTCCGGCGGCCGCAGGCCCGCAGCCGCCGCTGTCCCTCTCGTACGACTCGGGCAGCGTGGACGGCCGTACCGCCACCTCCAACAACCAGGGCACCTCGGTCGGCGAGGGCTTCGGCATCACCGAGTCCTACATCGAGCGCTCCTACGGATCCTGCGACGACGACGGTCACGACGACGTCTTCGACTCCTGCTGGAAGTACGACAACGCGCGCATCGTGTTGAACGGCAAGTCCTCAAGACTGGTCAAGGACGACGATGACGGCCTGTGGCGGCTGGAGAACGACGACGCCTCGAAGGTGACGCGCTCCACCGGCGCGGACAACGGCGACGACAACGGTGAGTACTGGACCGTCGTCACCGGCGACGGAACCAAGTACGTGTTCGGCCAGAACAAGCTCGACGGGGCGGACGCCCAGCGCACCAACTCCGTCTCGACGGTGCCGGTGTTCGGCGACGACTCCGGCGAGCCCGGCTACTCCGGCGGCGACGCCTTCGCCGACCGCGCCCTCGACCAGGCCTGGCGGTGGAACCTCGACTACGTCGAGGACACCCGAGGCAACGCGGCCACCTACTGGTACGCGAAGGAAACCAACTACTACAAGAAGAACAAGTCCGAGACGGCCAACGCGGCCTATACACGCGGCGGTTACCTGAGCCGGATCGAATACGGGCTGCGCAAGGGGGCTCTCTTCACCGACAAGCCCGACGCGAAGGTCACCTTCGGCTACGCCGAGCGCTGCACCGCCGCGGACTGCTCCAGCCTGACCAAGGACACCTCCGAGAACTGGCCCGACGTCCCCTTCGATGCGATTTGCTCCAAGGACGACGACGATTGCGACGCGGCCGGCCCGTCCTTCTTCTCCCGCAAGCGCCTGACCGGGATCGACACCTTCTCCTACAACGCCACCACGACCGCGTACGACGCCGTGGACTCCTGGGACCTGACGGAGGAGTACCTGGACGGTGGGGACATCGGTGACAGCTCCGACCAGGTACTGACCCTGAAGTCCCTCAGGCGCACCGCGAAGGCGGGCGACACGGCCATCACGCTCGCGCCGGTGACGTTCACCTACCACATGCGCCCCAACCGGGTCGACGCCACGGACGACATCCTGCCCCTGACCCGCCCGCGCATCAACACCGTCACTTCCGAGACCGGTGCGATCACCACGGTGACCCTCTCGGGCGAGGAGTGCGTACGCAGCCAGGTGCTGAACGCGGCGCCCGACACCAATACCCGGTCCTGCTACCCGCAGTTCTGGCACATCAACGGCGCCGAGAACGCCTCCATCGACTGGTTCCACAAGTACCGGGTACTGGCCGTCACCGTCTCCGACCCGACCGCCGCCAACGAAACGGTCGAGCACGCGTACGCCTACAGCGGCGCCGCCTGGCACCACAACGACGATCCGATGACGAAGAAGGCCGAGCGCACCTGGTCCGAATGGCGCGGATACGCCCAGGTCACGGCATGGACGGGCGCGACAGACAGAACCCGCTCGAAGACGGTCTCCCTCTATCTGCAGGGTATGCACGGCGACGAGAAGAGCGACGGCACCACGAAGTCCGTCTCCGTCGCACCGCTGCCGGCACCGGCCCTCGGAGCGGCCTCGGTCACCGACAAGGCCGAGTACGCGGGGCAACTGCGCGAACAGGTCACCTACGACGGCTCCACGGCGATCGCGGCGACGCTGAACGATCCCTGGTCACAGGAGACGGCCCGGCAGACCCCGCCCGGCGCCGGCGTCCACATCGCACGCTACGTCCGCACGGAGAAAGTGCACGGCTACACCTACCTGACCGCCTCCAAGACCTGGCGTGAGCGCCTCACCAGCACGTCTTTCGACAGCTACGGCATGCCGGTGACGGTGGAGGACGCCGGGGACGTGGGCAAGGCATCGGACGAGACCTGCACGCGCACCTGGTACGCCCGCAACACCGACCTCGGCCTCACCAGTGCGGTGTCACGCACCCGTGCGGTCGCCCGCACCTGTGCGACGGCGGACAGTTCGTTGGTTCTGCCCGCGTCCATGGACCCGGCGAAGCCCAAGCGCGGCGATGTGATCGCCGACGTCAGCACCGTGTACGACACCGCCACCGTCACGGCCTGGTCGGCGTCCCAGAAGCCCACCAAGGGTCTGGCGACCTGGACCGGCCGCGCCACCGGCTACGCGGCCGCCGCGGACGCCAACGGCGACCGGTTGCCGAGCGCATGGCAGAAGACCTCCGCCACGACATACGACACTCTGGGTCGGCCCCTGAGCGTCAGCGACGCGACCACCAACTCTCCCACCCTGCTCGCGTACACCCCCGTCGACGCGGGACCGCTGACCCGGACCATCACCACCGACCCCAAGACCTACAAGACGGTCAGCTACCTCGACCCGCGCCGAGGCCAGCCACTGCGCGTCTACGACGTCAACAGCAGGAAGACCGAGCTGAGCTACGACGCGCTCGGCCGCACGACACAGGTCTGGCTGCCGAACCGGACGAGCGGGAGCCAGGCGCCGAACCAGAAGTTCGCCTACCACCTGGACAACACCAAGGCGTCGTGGGTCTCGTCCTCGTCCCTGAAGAAGGACGGCGAAACCTACAACACCACCTACACGCTCTACGACGCACTCCTGCGTCCCCTCCAGTCACAGTCACCGACTCCCAACGGCGGTCGGCTGCTGACCGACACCCGATACGACACGCGTGGTCTGGCGTACGAGACGCACGCCGACATCTTCGACAACACCAGCACGCCCGACGGCACGTACACCAGGGCCGAGAACGGTGAAGCCCCCACGCAGGCAGAGACGGTGTTCGACGGCGCGGGCCGCGCCACCAGCACCAGCCTGTACATCTTCGGGGTCAAGAAGTGGACAACCGCCACCAGCTACACCGGTGACTCCGTCGCGACCACGGCGCTCGAGGGTGGCTCGGCGCACCGCACGATCACCGACGTGCGCGGCCAGACGACCGAAACACGTGAGTACGCGAGCACAAGCCCGGCCGACGCCTCCTTCGGCAGCACTGTCGGAGCCTCGTACACCCGCACGAAGCTGAGCTACGGCCTGGACGGACAGCAGGAGACGATCACCGGACCGGACGACGCCACATGGTCATACGGCTACGACCTGTTCGGTCGCCAGGTGACCGCAGTCGACCCCGACAAGGGATCCACCACCACCGAGTACGACGTCCTCGACCGCCCGGTGAAGACCACGGATTCACGAGGCAAGTCGGTCCTGACCGCCTACGACGAACTGGGCCGCCCCACCGGTACCTGGGAGAACTCCCAGACGGACGCCACCCAGCTCACCGCCTTCGCCTATGACGCCCCCCTCAAGGGTGAGCCCACCTCGTCCACCAGGTACCTGGGCGGCAAGTCCGGAGCGGCGTACACGCAGACCGTCACCGCGTACGACAATCTCAACCGCGCCACCACCACCCAGCTGCAAGTGCCGGCGAGCGACCCCTTCGTGAAGGCCGGAGCGCCGACCACCTTGGCGTTCGAGACGTACTACAACATCGACGGCACGTTGAAGATGACGAAGGAGCCGGCTCTCGGAGGGCTGCCGTCCGAGTATGTCGATTACGACTACGACTCCCTGGGGCATGTGAAGTCGATCGGCGGCGCGACCGGCTATCTGCTGAACGTCGACTACTCGGCTCTCGCGCAGCCCATGCAACTGGAGTTGGGAACAGGCGGCACGGACGCCAAGAGCTTCTTCGTCGCCAACACCTTCGAGGAAGGCACCGGCCGCCTCCGTAACAGCCACGTCACGGACAAGACCCACGGCTACATGCTGCAGGACCTCAACTACTCCTACGACGAGACCGGCAACGTCACGGCGATCAGCGATCCGACTCTTCTGGGCGGCGCGAGTTCCGCCGACACGCAGTGCTTCGCGTACGACGGCCACCAGCGCCTGACGGAGGCGTGGACCCCCGCTTCGCAGAAGTGCTCCGACGCCCGAAGCGCGTCCAGCTTGTCGGGCCCGGCCCCGTACTGGTCGTCCTACACCTACAACCAAGCGGGTCAGCGGACCAGCGAGACGGTCCACAAGAGCACCGGCGACACGAAGACGACCTACTGCTACACCAACGCAGCACAGCCGCACACCCTGACCGGCACCACGACCAAGCCCGCGTGCACGGCTCCTGAGCGGACCTATACGTACGACAAGTCGGGCAACACGTCGCTGCGCCCCGGCGCAAAGGGAACCCAGACCCTGGCGTGGTCTACCGAGGGTCAGCTGAGCAAGCTCACCGAGAACGGGGCGTCGACGGACTACGTGTACTCCGCCGACGGCTCCCTGCTGATCCGCAACACGCAGAACGGCGAGCGAGTTCTGTACGCCGGCGCCACGGAACTCCACCTCCGCGCCAACGGCACGATGTGGGCCCAGCGTTACTACGCGGCAGGCGACGTCACGGCGGCCGTCCGCACGAACCAGTCGGGCACCAACAAGCTCAGCTACCTGACGGGCGACCGACACAACACCTCGTCGCTCTCCCTCAACCCGGACGCCAACCAGACCTTCACCAAGCGCTACACGACGCCGTTCGGGAACGACCGCGGCGCACCGCTGTACGGCCCCTGGCCCGACGACAAGGGCTTCCTCGGCAAAACACGGGACGCCACGACCGGCCTGACGCACGTCGGCGCCCGCGAATACGACCCGTCCATCGGCCAGTTCATCAGCGTCGACCCCGTCCTCATCCCTGCCGACCCGCAGAGTCTCAACGGCTACAGCTACAGCGACAACAACCCCGTCACCCATAGTGACCCCACCGGTCTTTGCATGGCCGACCAGTGCGGCATCGGCTACCCCATTGGCGGAACAGGTTCCAACGGGGGCAAGAAAGAATACGTTACCCACGCGCCTTCCGGTGCTGGCGGAGTGGGAGCTCCCTCATACAGCGGGGCTGGATACGTTGGCGATCTCCCAGCAGCTGCTCATGGTGACTCGAACAATGTCGTCAAGAGCAATGGAGAATGGAACGTCAAGGTTTACCCGGGCGTTTATATTCCCGTCAATAATCCACATGTTGATGCGGTTGCTGAGTCATTCCAGGAGTGGGTCGAGTACGTTTGTGACCCAAATCTGGGCTACAGCTATGACTGCATGGCCCCGGGGGCGGACGGATCTGATCCGAATGGCTATCAAAGAGTCAAGGGGAAAATGTATGCGTGCCCCTCAGGGTGGGATTGCGGTGATGACTGGTTCAATCCCGTCGACTTGGTAACTGCCGGAGCCGAGTCCGGCTTGGTCGCCGGCAATGGGAGGCTAGGCGGTCTGCGCGGACGGGGATCCGGGAAAAGCTCGGCAGCGGGTGGGCCGTGCAGTTTCGACCCGGAGACGCAAGTCCTTATGGCGGACGGTGAAACCAAGCCCATTGACAAGGTCAAGCAGGGGGATCGCGTCGAGAGTGCCGATCCCGAAACTGGAAAGCATCAAGGCCCGCACGAGGTCACTGCCGTTTTCGTACACCATGACGACGACTTGACCGACGTGGTGATCCGAGATCTCAAGGGCAAGGATCTGACGCTCCGGACCACATCCCGCCACCCCTTCTGGGACGACACCACCCACTCCTGGGTGCAGGCTCGCAGCCTCCGGCCTGGCCACGTCCTCAATACCGCTACCGATGAACACGTGCGGGTCATCGCGGTTGTGGACCGACCCGGTGACGCCGACATGTACAACCTCACCGTCGAGGAACTGCACACGTACTATGTACTCGCTGGGCAGACGCCGGTCCTCGTTCACAACAGCAACTGCAACTCGCTCACGCGTGCACAGTCCGACGATGTTGCGAATTTCTTGGGGTACACGAAGACCAAAATGAAGTCTGCAGGCGGGGCCCCAATTTGGGAGAACAAGAAGGCTGGAGGTGGTCAACCTCGATATATCACCTACGATCGGACCGGGCATAACAAGCAGGCGGTATTCAAGGGTGCCAGCTTCCGTAATCCTTTCCAGTCGACGAAGGATTCGGCTCGGGACGGAACGTATGGGCTGGATGTATCCCCGACAGGAGAGGTGTTGGGTCTCAAGTGGCTAGCCAAATGA
- a CDS encoding LamG domain-containing protein → MPRSPGPEWGRRVSAATAVLVVLSGVLVLPGQLAAAAPAEADSAPLTEAQQALADAEKSGQRVEVTGERTDRTTTFANPDGFTLTLEQSVVPVRVGKPGGGWQAPDATLEKRSDGSVGPKAAAVSIAFSAGGEKDPLARIAGEGTSLELQWPGKLPAPRLDGTKAVYDDVLPDVDLQVTATPESFQPVFVVKTPEAAGSEELKKLTFGLKAHGLDVRKGAAGNLAAVDGSGRTVFRAPPARMWNSAGEASGQTGASAKTTQLMRAQTLAEETAVPSDPSELAPSGSGLEPGQGDKVAKMDVAVTKDSLSVVPDATMLSKTEASAFPLFIDPTVGWGGSERTLLRSDGYESYGWSNGDDGQGKGAGKCGTWKGYYCGPGYVQKLYYEFSPASLKGKKVLDATFRVTEPWAFQCDPRWVDLVRTNNISSATTWSSRPAELDLMVDRNVSAGRGSLCDPDAPDAPIEFNDSADETNENLTSTVANFAAGKFARLTLEIKAHDESDPSAWKRFKNDAVLAVKYVAVPALPTEVGLVTGTGFVCTTNAADPAVVSDPTPLVQGRPRTASGGSVGASLRIRWRTEKSAGTSWTVAHTDVDGPTSGYVGNLVKQARSLPALQEGVLYRLKALTLSYYQDGTSRQNTGYTTPCYFKVDPTAPKLPQVTVGAPYTQCLPNDCTAHGGPGVQAKFSFNPATGDTNIVAYQYRLSTVAGWSSDQTGPSVSVGVTPPAEGTYRLIVRAKDKVGRYGAESVVDFLVADGQKPVGQWNFTEGDGAALDSATWDGADDATLAGSAVRDDRGRRGLITHDTSGAALETPVTDKGLTLDGTTGYAATAGTVLDTSDSYTVSAWVRVDSAASRTLTVLSQAPNSASPFTQKFTPFGLSYAGGGTDTWSLSVMGTDGVLRKASASQASPRGVWTHVAGVYDAEAKKASLYVNGTLQSAVEAGTAWKGSGPLQIGRAVWADAYTDYFKGSIDEPTTWQRALSQKEIATTARALTSKNYAGVELVADWSADRGVGTAVADTTSGYGRSLALSGGASLDGESIVLDGVDDAAATAGPVVDDTGSFTVTALAALDGAKLLDKQVGYTGQVVGQRTVDGSAWGFWYELTDKVAVFDEEAGDEKTVPQGFWRFGRLNADGTFNAVASEDNALLDGMVRMTGVVNAQDGTIGLYLGAVPNGDQQAFTAKIGTGDFAVGKGFSGNAWKHYLPGRIAEVRLWAGAMAGPDQVAETVGD, encoded by the coding sequence ATGCCCAGAAGCCCAGGCCCGGAGTGGGGCAGGCGTGTGTCAGCCGCCACGGCCGTGTTGGTCGTGCTGTCGGGTGTGCTAGTGCTGCCAGGCCAACTGGCCGCTGCCGCTCCCGCCGAGGCGGACTCCGCACCCCTGACCGAAGCGCAGCAGGCGTTGGCCGATGCCGAGAAGTCCGGGCAGCGTGTGGAGGTGACAGGCGAGCGTACGGACCGTACGACGACCTTCGCCAACCCCGACGGGTTCACCTTGACGCTCGAGCAGTCGGTCGTCCCTGTGCGGGTCGGCAAGCCGGGCGGTGGCTGGCAGGCGCCGGACGCGACACTGGAAAAACGTTCCGACGGCTCGGTGGGGCCGAAGGCGGCCGCAGTGTCGATCGCCTTCTCGGCAGGCGGCGAGAAGGATCCCCTGGCGCGGATCGCGGGCGAGGGCACCTCACTGGAACTGCAGTGGCCGGGCAAGCTTCCCGCGCCGCGGCTGGACGGGACCAAGGCCGTCTACGACGATGTCCTGCCGGATGTCGATCTGCAGGTGACCGCGACCCCGGAAAGCTTCCAGCCGGTCTTCGTCGTCAAGACGCCGGAGGCGGCGGGCAGTGAGGAGCTGAAGAAGCTCACGTTCGGGCTCAAGGCCCACGGTCTGGACGTCCGTAAGGGCGCCGCCGGCAACCTGGCAGCCGTGGACGGCAGCGGTCGCACCGTGTTCAGGGCGCCGCCCGCACGGATGTGGAACTCGGCAGGAGAAGCGTCCGGACAGACCGGAGCGTCCGCGAAGACGACGCAACTGATGCGGGCGCAGACCCTCGCCGAGGAGACGGCGGTGCCGTCCGACCCGTCCGAACTGGCGCCATCCGGTTCGGGTCTGGAGCCGGGCCAGGGCGACAAGGTCGCCAAGATGGACGTGGCCGTCACCAAGGACTCGCTTTCCGTCGTCCCGGACGCGACCATGCTCTCCAAGACCGAGGCGTCGGCCTTCCCCCTCTTCATCGACCCGACCGTGGGCTGGGGAGGCTCTGAGCGAACGCTCCTGCGCAGTGACGGATACGAGTCCTACGGCTGGAGCAACGGCGACGACGGTCAGGGCAAGGGCGCCGGCAAGTGCGGCACCTGGAAGGGCTATTACTGCGGTCCGGGGTACGTGCAGAAGCTGTACTACGAGTTCTCACCGGCCAGCCTGAAGGGCAAGAAGGTCCTCGACGCCACCTTCCGGGTGACCGAGCCCTGGGCGTTCCAGTGCGACCCGCGCTGGGTGGACCTCGTCCGCACGAACAACATCTCCTCGGCGACTACCTGGTCGTCACGGCCGGCCGAGCTGGACCTGATGGTGGACCGCAACGTGTCGGCGGGACGCGGTTCACTGTGTGACCCGGATGCGCCCGACGCTCCGATCGAGTTCAACGACAGTGCGGACGAGACGAACGAGAACCTGACGTCGACGGTGGCGAACTTCGCGGCGGGCAAGTTCGCCCGGCTGACCCTGGAGATCAAGGCTCACGACGAGTCGGATCCGTCGGCGTGGAAGCGTTTCAAGAACGACGCGGTGCTCGCGGTCAAGTACGTGGCGGTCCCCGCCCTTCCGACGGAGGTCGGGCTCGTCACCGGAACTGGCTTCGTTTGCACCACCAACGCGGCTGACCCGGCCGTCGTGTCCGATCCGACCCCGCTGGTGCAGGGCAGACCGCGCACCGCGTCCGGTGGCTCGGTGGGCGCAAGTCTGCGTATCCGGTGGCGGACGGAGAAGTCCGCGGGCACGTCGTGGACGGTCGCGCACACGGACGTCGATGGTCCGACCTCCGGTTACGTCGGGAACCTCGTCAAGCAGGCTCGCAGCCTGCCCGCTCTCCAGGAGGGCGTGCTGTACCGGCTGAAGGCGCTGACCCTGTCCTACTACCAGGACGGCACCAGTCGCCAGAACACGGGCTACACCACGCCCTGCTATTTCAAGGTCGACCCCACCGCGCCGAAGCTGCCGCAGGTCACCGTCGGCGCGCCGTACACGCAGTGCCTGCCCAACGACTGCACGGCGCACGGTGGGCCCGGGGTGCAGGCCAAGTTCTCCTTCAACCCGGCGACAGGTGACACCAACATCGTTGCCTACCAGTACCGGCTCTCCACGGTTGCCGGGTGGTCGTCGGACCAGACCGGCCCGTCTGTCTCGGTAGGCGTGACACCGCCGGCGGAAGGCACGTATCGCCTGATCGTCCGGGCAAAGGACAAGGTCGGCCGTTACGGCGCGGAGTCCGTCGTGGACTTCCTGGTCGCAGATGGCCAAAAGCCCGTCGGGCAATGGAACTTCACCGAGGGCGACGGCGCGGCATTGGACTCGGCGACGTGGGACGGCGCGGATGACGCGACCCTGGCCGGCAGCGCGGTTCGCGACGACCGCGGCCGTCGTGGGCTGATCACGCACGACACGTCCGGTGCGGCCTTGGAAACGCCGGTGACGGACAAGGGCCTGACCCTTGACGGCACCACGGGCTATGCGGCCACGGCCGGGACGGTCCTTGACACCTCCGACTCCTATACCGTCTCCGCCTGGGTGCGCGTCGACAGCGCTGCCTCGCGAACCTTGACGGTACTGAGCCAGGCGCCCAACAGCGCAAGCCCGTTCACCCAGAAGTTCACCCCGTTCGGGTTGTCGTACGCGGGTGGAGGCACCGACACCTGGAGCCTGAGCGTGATGGGCACGGACGGTGTCCTACGAAAGGCCAGTGCCTCGCAGGCGTCGCCGCGTGGTGTGTGGACCCACGTAGCCGGCGTCTACGACGCGGAGGCGAAGAAGGCCAGCCTCTACGTGAACGGGACACTGCAGAGCGCTGTCGAGGCAGGAACGGCATGGAAGGGCTCGGGTCCGCTGCAGATCGGCAGAGCCGTTTGGGCCGATGCCTACACCGATTACTTCAAAGGCAGCATCGACGAGCCGACGACGTGGCAGCGGGCTTTGTCGCAGAAGGAGATCGCGACGACGGCACGGGCATTGACGTCGAAGAACTACGCCGGAGTGGAACTGGTCGCCGACTGGTCGGCCGACAGGGGTGTCGGTACCGCCGTTGCCGACACCACGTCCGGCTACGGCCGGTCGCTGGCCCTCAGCGGTGGAGCCTCGCTGGACGGTGAGTCGATCGTGCTGGACGGAGTGGACGACGCGGCAGCCACGGCCGGTCCCGTCGTGGACGACACCGGTTCGTTCACCGTCACGGCCCTGGCGGCCTTGGACGGTGCCAAGTTGCTCGACAAACAGGTGGGTTACACAGGTCAAGTGGTCGGCCAGCGGACGGTCGACGGCTCGGCCTGGGGATTCTGGTACGAGCTGACGGACAAGGTGGCTGTCTTCGATGAGGAAGCCGGGGATGAGAAAACCGTCCCGCAGGGTTTCTGGCGCTTCGGCCGGCTCAACGCCGACGGCACTTTCAACGCGGTGGCCTCCGAGGACAACGCGCTGTTGGACGGCATGGTCAGGATGACCGGTGTCGTCAACGCCCAGGACGGCACGATCGGCCTTTATCTGGGAGCCGTTCCCAACGGTGACCAACAGGCCTTCACCGCCAAGATCGGCACCGGGGACTTCGCCGTCGGCAAGGGGTTTAGCGGTAACGCGTGGAAGCACTACCTGCCCGGACGGATTGCCGAGGTCCGTCTGTGGGCGGGCGCGATGGCAGGACCCGATCAGGTCGCAGAGACGGTCGGTGACTGA